One Pseudomonas abieticivorans genomic region harbors:
- the oscA gene encoding sulfur starvation response protein OscA, producing the protein MSASLRSVDGQDEATILREIQSALRDLRFGAVEITVHNAQVVQIERKEKFRLQNPGNKPG; encoded by the coding sequence ATGAGCGCATCTCTGCGTAGCGTTGACGGACAGGACGAAGCCACCATTCTGCGCGAAATTCAGAGTGCGCTGCGTGACCTGCGTTTTGGCGCGGTGGAAATCACTGTGCACAACGCCCAAGTGGTACAGATCGAACGCAAAGAAAAATTCCGCCTGCAGAATCCAGGTAACAAACCTGGCTGA
- a CDS encoding HDOD domain-containing protein — MTAEQKPVVPRVLIAEAEPWMRDLLSQLLLSVRCDAVLDVCGDGRQALALLDQQPDLIIAARELPGIDGLDLLRNVRLRPAAAPVPFIMLSDRGDIASVREALPYHPTAYLTKPLNMETLKQRLHDLLLEVGQEVACEIPALTPGIQLPRYLEHRREHSDGGPLLADVHTAVKRSLHPQGLNLKLLEEDLRKDPQITAVLIAAANSAAHHRDGAVQTLMQALNKLGATQSMNLVLGLTLKRSAKLSDPDLGVHAERFWQQSLHTAEYARTFARLLELDQERCYCAGLLHCLGDLALLRALQEWKLAGGALEAAQVSQSLADFGAAYGSALRTRWRLPLELRELIASIYQLGGGVYSREALAMNLAGQLARMKPEDSLELIAKGKTARLLKVGLPELVRLRRV; from the coding sequence ATGACTGCAGAGCAAAAGCCGGTGGTGCCGCGCGTGTTGATCGCCGAAGCGGAACCCTGGATGCGCGACCTGCTCAGCCAGTTGCTGTTGAGCGTACGCTGCGATGCCGTGTTGGACGTGTGCGGGGACGGCCGCCAGGCCCTGGCCTTGCTCGACCAGCAGCCTGACCTGATCATCGCGGCCCGCGAACTGCCCGGTATTGATGGCCTGGACCTGCTGCGCAATGTGCGTTTGCGCCCAGCGGCCGCGCCCGTACCATTCATCATGCTCAGCGACCGTGGCGATATCGCCAGCGTGCGCGAGGCCTTGCCGTACCACCCCACGGCGTACCTGACCAAGCCGCTGAACATGGAGACGCTCAAGCAGCGCCTGCACGACCTGCTGCTGGAAGTCGGCCAGGAGGTAGCCTGCGAGATTCCGGCGTTAACCCCTGGCATCCAGCTGCCCCGCTACTTGGAGCACCGTCGCGAGCATTCCGACGGTGGCCCTCTGCTGGCGGACGTGCACACGGCGGTCAAGCGTAGCCTCCACCCCCAGGGCCTGAACCTGAAGTTGCTGGAAGAGGACTTGCGCAAAGACCCGCAGATAACCGCCGTGTTGATCGCCGCAGCCAACAGTGCCGCGCACCATCGCGACGGCGCCGTGCAAACGCTGATGCAGGCGCTGAACAAGCTGGGTGCCACGCAAAGCATGAACCTGGTGCTGGGCCTGACGCTCAAACGCAGCGCCAAGCTCAGCGACCCTGACCTTGGCGTGCACGCCGAGCGTTTCTGGCAGCAATCGCTGCACACCGCCGAATATGCGCGCACCTTTGCCCGCTTGCTGGAGCTGGACCAGGAGCGTTGTTACTGCGCGGGGCTGTTGCACTGCCTGGGCGACCTGGCGCTGCTGCGCGCGTTGCAGGAATGGAAATTGGCCGGTGGCGCACTGGAGGCCGCGCAGGTCAGCCAGTCACTGGCCGACTTTGGCGCGGCCTACGGCTCGGCCCTGCGCACCCGCTGGCGCTTGCCGCTGGAGCTGCGCGAGCTGATCGCCTCGATCTACCAGTTGGGGGGTGGGGTGTATTCGCGAGAAGCCTTGGCGATGAACCTGGCCGGGCAATTGGCGCGGATGAAGCCTGAGGACAGCCTTGAGTTAATCGCCAAGGGCAAGACGGCGAGGCTGTTGAAGGTGGGCCTGCCGGAGTTGGTGCGGTTGCGTCGGGTTTGA
- the cysT gene encoding sulfate ABC transporter permease subunit CysT translates to MSRRISPVIPGFGLTLGYTLVYLSLIVLIPLAAMFIHAAQLTWDQFWTIVTAPRVLAALRLSFGTALCAAIINGIIGTLLAWVLVRYTFPGRKIIDAMIDLPFALPTAVAGIALTALYTPNGMVGRLAADLGFKIAYTPLGITLALTFVTLPFVVRTVQPVLADIPREIEEAAACLGAKPLQVFRYILAPALLPAWLTGFALAFARGVGEYGSVIFIAGNMPMKTEILPLLIMVKLDQYDYTGATAIGVMMLVVSFILLLLINLLQRRIETP, encoded by the coding sequence ATGTCGCGTCGCATCTCCCCCGTCATACCCGGCTTCGGGCTGACGCTGGGCTACACCTTGGTGTACCTCAGCCTGATTGTGCTAATACCGCTGGCGGCCATGTTCATCCATGCCGCGCAGCTGACCTGGGACCAGTTCTGGACCATCGTCACTGCGCCGCGGGTACTGGCCGCGCTCAGGTTGAGCTTCGGCACGGCCCTTTGCGCGGCCATCATCAACGGTATCATCGGCACGCTGTTGGCCTGGGTACTGGTGCGCTACACCTTCCCGGGGCGCAAGATCATCGATGCGATGATCGACCTGCCGTTCGCCCTGCCCACTGCCGTGGCCGGTATTGCCCTGACGGCGTTGTACACGCCCAATGGCATGGTCGGCAGACTGGCAGCGGACCTTGGCTTCAAGATCGCGTATACCCCGCTGGGCATCACCCTGGCGCTGACCTTCGTGACCCTGCCTTTCGTGGTGCGCACGGTGCAGCCGGTATTGGCCGATATCCCCCGGGAAATCGAAGAGGCCGCTGCCTGCCTGGGAGCCAAGCCGCTGCAGGTGTTCCGCTACATCCTTGCGCCGGCCCTGTTGCCCGCCTGGCTGACTGGCTTTGCGCTGGCCTTTGCCCGTGGCGTGGGCGAGTACGGTTCGGTCATCTTCATCGCCGGCAACATGCCAATGAAGACCGAGATTCTGCCGCTGCTGATCATGGTCAAGCTGGACCAATACGACTACACCGGCGCCACGGCCATCGGCGTGATGATGCTGGTGGTTTCCTTCATTCTGCTGCTGCTGATCAATTTGCTTCAGCGGCGCATCGAAACCCCTTGA
- a CDS encoding GGDEF domain-containing protein, protein MVIKKPQAPSFQHMPAAAETLLALMHAQGEVARLSEREQLFSSLLVSVNAVLWAFDWESQQMIYVSPAYERIFGRSAGLLLADYNEWRDSIYPDDLDYAERSLAEVLEKGAIEDREYRIISADGQIRWLSDKCFVSQQNDPGQRVIVVGIAEDITEKKQLEGELQRLATTDVLTQSSNRRHFFECAHREFEQARLQGSPIGFLLLDIDDFKIINDTYGHQEGDLVLQRIADSGKAVLRRGDLFGRIGGEEFAAVFPGCAPEMAKQIAERLQREIQRLSFTHDGQVFGVTVSQGLTGIQPQDEILDTLFSRADAAMYQAKRRGKNQIVLA, encoded by the coding sequence ATGGTCATCAAAAAACCCCAGGCTCCATCCTTCCAGCACATGCCAGCGGCCGCCGAAACCTTGCTGGCGCTGATGCACGCCCAAGGGGAGGTCGCCCGCCTGAGCGAGCGCGAGCAATTGTTCAGCTCGCTGTTGGTCAGCGTCAACGCAGTGCTATGGGCGTTCGACTGGGAAAGCCAGCAAATGATCTACGTAAGCCCTGCCTATGAGCGCATTTTCGGGCGCTCGGCCGGGCTGCTGTTGGCTGACTACAACGAATGGCGCGACAGTATTTACCCCGACGACCTGGACTACGCCGAGCGCAGCCTGGCCGAAGTACTGGAAAAAGGCGCCATCGAAGACCGCGAGTACCGCATTATCAGCGCCGACGGGCAAATCCGCTGGCTCAGCGACAAGTGCTTCGTCAGCCAGCAGAATGATCCTGGCCAACGAGTAATCGTGGTCGGCATTGCTGAGGACATCACCGAAAAGAAGCAATTGGAAGGCGAACTGCAGCGTCTGGCCACCACCGACGTGCTCACGCAAAGCAGCAACCGCCGGCACTTTTTCGAATGCGCCCACCGCGAGTTCGAACAGGCGCGCTTGCAAGGTTCGCCCATCGGCTTCCTGCTGCTGGACATCGATGACTTCAAGATCATCAACGACACCTATGGCCACCAGGAAGGCGACCTGGTGCTGCAACGCATCGCCGACAGTGGCAAGGCCGTATTACGTCGTGGCGACCTGTTCGGGCGTATCGGTGGCGAGGAGTTCGCCGCGGTGTTCCCGGGCTGCGCACCGGAAATGGCCAAGCAGATCGCCGAGCGCCTGCAACGCGAGATTCAGCGCTTGAGTTTTACCCATGACGGGCAGGTGTTTGGCGTGACGGTGAGCCAGGGGCTGACCGGCATACAGCCGCAGGACGAGATATTGGACACGTTGTTTTCGCGGGCGGATGCGGCGATGTATCAGGCCAAGCGGCGGGGCAAGAATCAGATTGTTTTGGCTTGA
- the dibA gene encoding phosphodiesterase DibA — MPGFYRGALRAAALYLLVSVIWFVATDHLLNSLFDESPALARWQLINGALWLLFSAAVVFFLRVRAPRADASGLADRERLRMAAAVFDCTLEGVLVTDLRGRIVHVNRAFMDITGYRQGEVVGHNPNKFKSGRHAADFYQQMFGTLAEAGQWSGEIWNRRKSGEIYPQWQTIRAVRDDHGQVSHYVAVFSDISAIKHNECELSRLAHHDPLTDLPNRLLFSDRAEQALAKRQGCALLLLDLDHFQSFNDSLGHAVGDQLLKAVVERLQGRCDSGVTLARLGGDEFALLVEGCEQIAQAATLAQRLLDDLKPPFLLEGHSLFISASIGISLFPSDALNPEQLLRNADSALFKAKSNGRAGYALYTEELTAHAQQRVGLSSELRRALVQDELRVYYQPVHDLRSRRQVGMEALVRWQHPQRGLVPPGEFIPIAERSGLIADIDAWVLRQACQQMCQWQAEGKALDFVAVNVSSRLFAGRVLYQQIAQVLAETGLDPAFLEVEVTESAVMDDPEVALEQLHRLRELGLTLAIDDFGTGYSSLLRLKRLPVQKLKIDQGFVAGLPGDDDDIAIVRAIIALAHSMGMQVHAEGIEQAEQADFLLKHGCELGQGYWFGRPVPAGDIAWA, encoded by the coding sequence ATGCCTGGTTTCTATCGCGGCGCTTTGCGCGCGGCTGCGCTTTACCTGCTGGTTTCGGTCATCTGGTTTGTCGCGACTGATCATTTATTGAACAGCCTTTTCGATGAATCGCCTGCGCTAGCAAGGTGGCAGCTGATCAACGGCGCCCTGTGGTTGCTGTTCAGCGCCGCAGTGGTGTTTTTTCTGCGGGTTCGCGCTCCCCGGGCCGATGCCTCCGGGTTGGCCGACCGCGAGCGCCTGCGCATGGCCGCGGCGGTGTTCGACTGCACCCTGGAGGGTGTGCTGGTGACTGATCTGCGCGGGCGCATCGTGCACGTCAACCGCGCGTTCATGGACATCACCGGTTACCGCCAGGGTGAAGTGGTGGGGCATAACCCCAACAAGTTCAAGTCCGGGCGCCATGCCGCCGACTTCTACCAGCAGATGTTCGGCACCCTCGCCGAGGCGGGGCAGTGGAGTGGTGAGATCTGGAACCGGCGCAAAAGCGGCGAGATCTATCCGCAATGGCAAACCATCCGTGCCGTGCGTGATGATCACGGCCAGGTCAGCCACTACGTGGCTGTGTTTTCCGATATCAGCGCGATCAAGCACAACGAATGCGAGCTCAGCCGCCTGGCCCATCACGACCCGCTGACCGACTTGCCCAACCGCCTGTTGTTCAGCGACCGCGCCGAGCAGGCGTTGGCCAAACGCCAGGGCTGCGCCCTTTTGTTGCTGGACTTGGATCACTTCCAGAGCTTCAACGACAGCCTTGGCCATGCCGTGGGCGACCAGTTGCTCAAGGCCGTGGTCGAGCGCTTGCAAGGCCGCTGCGATAGCGGTGTCACCCTGGCGCGCCTGGGGGGCGACGAGTTCGCGCTGTTGGTCGAGGGCTGCGAACAGATCGCGCAGGCAGCGACGCTGGCGCAACGGCTGCTCGACGATTTGAAGCCGCCTTTTCTACTGGAAGGCCACAGCCTGTTCATCAGCGCGAGCATCGGGATAAGCCTGTTCCCCAGTGATGCCTTGAACCCCGAGCAACTGTTACGCAATGCCGACTCGGCGTTGTTCAAGGCCAAGAGCAATGGCCGCGCCGGCTATGCGCTGTACACCGAAGAGTTGACCGCCCACGCGCAGCAGCGCGTCGGCCTGAGCAGTGAATTGCGCCGCGCCCTGGTCCAGGACGAACTGCGGGTTTATTACCAGCCCGTGCACGATCTGCGAAGCCGCCGCCAGGTCGGAATGGAGGCGCTGGTGCGCTGGCAGCACCCGCAACGCGGCCTGGTGCCACCGGGTGAATTCATCCCGATTGCCGAGCGCAGCGGCCTGATTGCCGATATCGATGCCTGGGTGTTGCGCCAGGCTTGCCAGCAGATGTGTCAGTGGCAGGCCGAGGGCAAGGCCCTGGACTTTGTCGCGGTCAATGTCTCCAGCCGGCTGTTTGCCGGCAGGGTGCTGTACCAGCAGATCGCCCAGGTACTGGCAGAAACCGGCCTTGACCCTGCCTTCCTCGAAGTGGAAGTCACTGAAAGTGCGGTCATGGATGACCCGGAAGTCGCGCTGGAGCAGTTGCATCGCTTGCGTGAGCTGGGCCTTACCCTGGCCATCGATGATTTCGGCACGGGTTATTCGTCGTTGCTACGCCTCAAGCGCCTGCCTGTGCAAAAGCTGAAGATTGACCAGGGCTTCGTCGCCGGCCTGCCCGGCGATGACGATGACATCGCCATCGTGCGCGCCATCATCGCCCTGGCGCACAGCATGGGCATGCAGGTGCATGCCGAAGGGATCGAGCAGGCCGAACAGGCCGACTTCCTGCTCAAGCACGGTTGCGAACTGGGCCAGGGCTACTGGTTCGGACGGCCTGTGCCTGCTGGCGATATTGCCTGGGCTTGA
- the gabT gene encoding 4-aminobutyrate--2-oxoglutarate transaminase produces the protein MSKTNESLMQRRQAAVPRGVGQIHPIFAESAKNATVTDVEGREFIDFAGGIAVLNTGHVHPKVIAAVEAQLHKLTHTCFQVLAYEPYVEVCEKINARVPGAFDKKTLLVTTGSEAVENAVKIARAATGRAGVIAFTGAYHGRTMMTLGLTGKVVPYSAGMGLMPGGVFRALYPNELHGVSIDDSIASIERVFKNDAEPRDIAAIIIEPVQGEGGFYVAPKEFMKRLRALCDQHGILLIADEVQTGAGRTGTFFAMEQMGVAADLTTFAKSIAGGFPLAGVCGKAEYMDAIAPGGLGGTYAGSPIACAAALAVMEVFEEENLLDRSKAVGERLVTGLRAIQAKYPVIGEVRALGAMIAVELFEGGDSHKPNAAAVASVVAKARDKGLILLSCGTYGNVLRVLVPLTAEDTLLDKGLAIIEECFSEL, from the coding sequence ATGAGCAAGACAAACGAATCCTTGATGCAACGCCGCCAGGCAGCCGTTCCACGTGGCGTTGGTCAAATCCACCCGATCTTCGCCGAATCGGCAAAGAACGCTACGGTTACCGACGTTGAAGGTCGTGAATTCATCGACTTCGCCGGCGGCATCGCGGTACTCAACACCGGCCACGTTCACCCTAAAGTGATCGCCGCCGTTGAAGCGCAACTGCACAAGCTCACCCACACCTGCTTCCAGGTGCTGGCGTACGAGCCCTACGTTGAAGTGTGCGAGAAGATCAACGCTCGCGTACCGGGTGCTTTCGACAAGAAAACCCTGCTGGTGACCACCGGTTCCGAAGCCGTTGAAAACGCCGTGAAGATCGCCCGTGCTGCCACTGGCCGTGCTGGCGTGATCGCCTTCACCGGCGCTTACCATGGCCGTACCATGATGACCTTGGGCCTGACCGGTAAAGTCGTGCCTTACTCGGCCGGCATGGGCCTGATGCCAGGCGGCGTGTTCCGCGCCCTGTACCCGAACGAACTGCACGGTGTGAGCATCGACGATTCGATCGCCAGCATCGAGCGCGTGTTCAAGAACGATGCCGAGCCGCGTGACATCGCTGCCATCATCATCGAGCCAGTGCAGGGCGAAGGCGGTTTCTACGTCGCGCCTAAAGAGTTCATGAAGCGCCTGCGTGCCCTGTGCGACCAGCACGGCATCCTGCTGATCGCCGACGAAGTGCAGACTGGCGCTGGCCGTACCGGTACTTTCTTTGCGATGGAACAGATGGGCGTTGCTGCCGACCTGACCACCTTCGCCAAGTCCATCGCTGGCGGCTTCCCGTTGGCCGGTGTGTGCGGCAAGGCCGAGTACATGGACGCCATCGCACCGGGTGGCCTGGGCGGCACCTACGCCGGTAGCCCGATCGCCTGCGCCGCGGCCCTGGCCGTGATGGAAGTGTTCGAAGAAGAAAACCTGCTGGACCGCAGCAAGGCCGTGGGCGAGCGCCTGGTGACTGGCCTGCGCGCCATCCAGGCCAAGTACCCGGTAATCGGTGAAGTGCGTGCCTTGGGCGCGATGATCGCGGTCGAGCTGTTCGAAGGCGGCGACAGCCACAAGCCAAACGCGGCTGCCGTGGCATCGGTTGTGGCCAAGGCGCGTGACAAGGGCCTGATCCTGCTGTCGTGCGGCACTTACGGCAACGTATTGCGCGTGCTGGTCCCGCTGACCGCAGAAGACACCCTGCTGGACAAAGGCCTGGCCATCATCGAAGAGTGCTTCTCCGAACTCTGA
- a CDS encoding sulfate/molybdate ABC transporter ATP-binding protein, with protein MSIEVRNVSKRFNAFQALNSINLDIQSGELVALLGPSGCGKTTLLRIIAGLETPDQGSIVFHGEDVSGTDVRDRNVGFVFQHYALFRHMTVFDNVAFGLRMKPKGERPNETRIAEKVHELLNMVQLDWLSDRYPEQLSGGQRQRIALARALAVEPKVLLLDEPFGALDAKVRKELRRWLARLHEDINLTSVFVTHDQEEAMEVADRIVVMNKGVIEQIGSPGEVYENPASDFVYHFLGDSNRLHLGEDNHVLFRPHEVSLSRSELEDHHAAEVRDIRPLGATTRVTLKVEGQSELIEAEVVKDHDSLTGLAKGETLFFKPKVWQKVANIA; from the coding sequence ATGTCGATCGAAGTTCGTAATGTCAGCAAGCGCTTCAACGCCTTCCAGGCCCTGAACAGCATCAACCTGGATATCCAGAGTGGCGAGTTGGTGGCCTTGCTCGGCCCGTCCGGGTGCGGCAAGACCACCCTGCTGCGGATCATCGCCGGGCTGGAAACCCCCGACCAGGGCAGCATCGTGTTCCACGGTGAAGACGTGTCGGGCACGGATGTGCGTGACCGCAACGTGGGTTTTGTATTCCAGCACTACGCGCTGTTCCGCCACATGACGGTGTTCGACAACGTCGCCTTTGGCCTGCGCATGAAGCCCAAGGGCGAGCGCCCGAACGAAACGCGCATCGCTGAGAAAGTCCACGAACTGCTGAACATGGTGCAACTGGACTGGTTGTCCGACCGCTACCCGGAGCAGTTGTCCGGCGGCCAGCGCCAGCGTATCGCCTTGGCCCGTGCCTTGGCGGTCGAGCCGAAAGTGCTGTTGCTCGACGAGCCGTTTGGCGCGCTGGATGCCAAGGTGCGTAAAGAGCTGCGCCGCTGGCTGGCGCGCTTGCACGAAGACATCAACCTGACCTCGGTGTTCGTGACCCACGACCAGGAAGAAGCCATGGAAGTGGCCGACCGCATCGTGGTGATGAACAAAGGCGTGATCGAGCAGATCGGCTCGCCGGGCGAAGTCTACGAGAACCCGGCCAGCGATTTCGTCTATCACTTCCTGGGCGACTCGAACCGCCTGCACCTGGGCGAAGACAACCACGTGCTATTCCGCCCCCACGAAGTCTCACTGTCGCGCTCGGAATTGGAAGACCACCACGCTGCCGAAGTACGCGACATCCGCCCATTGGGCGCGACCACCCGCGTGACGTTGAAAGTGGAAGGGCAGAGCGAGCTGATCGAGGCCGAAGTGGTGAAAGACCACGACAGCCTGACCGGCTTGGCGAAGGGTGAGACGTTATTTTTCAAACCCAAGGTTTGGCAAAAAGTGGCGAATATCGCGTGA
- the desA gene encoding delta-9 fatty acid desaturase DesA, giving the protein MWYNGFLDLSVWQLVAVTLLLTHVTIVSVTIYLHRYSAHRSLELNAGLKHFFRFWLWLTTAQNTREWTAIHRKHHAKCETVDDPHSPVIKGLSTVLRKGAELYREEAENPETLRIYGKNCPQDWVERNLYSRYRLGGIGIMLALDLFLFGALGLTVWAIQMMWIPFWAAGVINGLGHAVGYRNFECRDAATNLVPWGIIVGGEELHNNHHTYPNSAKLSVRKWEFDMGWMWIRLLSMARLAKVQRVAPIAHRVEGKGSLDMDTAMAILNNRFQIMAQYRKLVIAPLVQQELMKVDESVRHQFRRAKRLLSRETSLLDERHHVRIQTMLEHSQALKVIYEKRLALQQIWARTSSNGHDMLAAMKDWVHEAEASGIQSLRDFAAQLKTYSLRPALA; this is encoded by the coding sequence ATGTGGTACAACGGTTTTCTTGACCTGTCCGTGTGGCAACTGGTGGCAGTGACCCTGCTGCTGACCCACGTGACCATCGTCAGTGTCACCATCTACCTGCACCGCTACTCCGCGCACCGCTCCCTGGAGCTGAACGCCGGGCTCAAGCATTTCTTCCGTTTCTGGCTGTGGCTGACCACGGCGCAGAACACCCGCGAGTGGACCGCCATCCACCGCAAGCACCACGCCAAGTGCGAAACCGTCGATGACCCGCACAGCCCGGTCATCAAAGGCCTGTCCACAGTGCTGCGCAAAGGCGCCGAGCTGTACCGCGAAGAAGCCGAAAACCCGGAAACCCTGCGCATCTACGGCAAGAACTGCCCGCAAGATTGGGTCGAGCGCAACCTGTACTCGCGCTACCGCCTGGGCGGCATCGGCATCATGCTGGCGCTGGACTTGTTCCTGTTCGGCGCGCTGGGCCTTACCGTGTGGGCTATCCAGATGATGTGGATTCCCTTCTGGGCCGCTGGCGTGATCAACGGCCTGGGCCATGCCGTGGGCTACCGCAACTTCGAATGCCGCGACGCGGCCACCAACCTGGTGCCGTGGGGCATCATCGTCGGCGGCGAAGAGCTGCACAACAACCACCACACCTACCCCAACTCGGCCAAGCTCTCGGTACGCAAGTGGGAGTTCGACATGGGCTGGATGTGGATACGCCTGCTGAGCATGGCGCGCCTGGCCAAGGTGCAGCGCGTGGCGCCTATTGCCCACCGCGTGGAAGGCAAGGGCAGCCTGGACATGGACACCGCCATGGCCATCCTCAACAACCGCTTCCAGATCATGGCCCAGTACCGCAAGCTGGTGATCGCGCCGCTGGTGCAACAGGAACTGATGAAGGTCGACGAATCGGTGCGCCACCAGTTCCGCCGCGCCAAGCGCCTGCTGTCGCGCGAAACCAGCCTGCTGGACGAGCGCCACCATGTACGCATCCAGACCATGCTGGAGCACAGCCAGGCCCTGAAGGTGATCTACGAGAAGCGCCTGGCCTTGCAGCAGATCTGGGCCCGTACCAGTTCCAACGGCCACGACATGCTCGCCGCCATGAAAGACTGGGTGCATGAAGCCGAAGCCAGTGGCATCCAGTCGTTGCGCGATTTCGCCGCCCAACTCAAGACTTACTCGCTGCGCCCCGCCCTCGCCTGA
- a CDS encoding sulfate ABC transporter substrate-binding protein, whose amino-acid sequence MSIRHYALAALASALFAGSAVAKDYELLNVSYDPTRELYQDYNAEFVNFWKKAHPDDKVDIKQSHGGSGKQGRAVIDGLRADVVTLALAGDIDEIAKLGKTLPADWQTKLPDASTPYTSTIVFLVRKGNPKGIHDWNDLIKQDVSVITPNPKTSGGARWNFLAAWAYGLKANGGDEAKAKEYVQTLFKHVPVLDTGARGSTITFVNNSQGDVLLAWENEAYLALKEDGGDKKFDIVVPSVSILAEPPVAVVDKNAEKKGNEEIAKAYLEHLYSKEGQEIAAKNFYRPRDKAVAAQYAKQFQEVKTLATIDKDFGGWKTAQPKFFNDGGVFDQIYQAQ is encoded by the coding sequence ATGTCAATCCGTCACTACGCCCTGGCCGCACTCGCCAGCGCCCTGTTCGCCGGTTCCGCAGTCGCCAAGGACTACGAACTGCTCAACGTGTCCTACGACCCGACACGTGAGCTGTATCAGGACTACAACGCCGAATTCGTCAACTTCTGGAAAAAAGCCCACCCGGACGACAAGGTCGACATCAAACAGTCCCACGGCGGCTCCGGCAAACAAGGCCGCGCGGTGATCGACGGCCTGCGCGCCGACGTGGTGACCCTGGCCCTGGCCGGTGACATCGACGAAATCGCCAAGCTGGGCAAGACCCTGCCGGCCGACTGGCAAACCAAGTTGCCGGATGCCAGCACCCCGTACACCTCGACCATCGTGTTCCTGGTGCGCAAGGGCAACCCTAAAGGCATCCACGACTGGAACGACCTGATCAAACAGGACGTCTCGGTGATCACCCCCAACCCAAAAACCAGTGGCGGCGCCCGCTGGAACTTCCTGGCCGCCTGGGCCTACGGCCTGAAAGCCAACGGCGGTGACGAGGCCAAGGCCAAGGAATACGTGCAAACCCTGTTCAAGCACGTGCCCGTGCTGGACACCGGTGCCCGCGGCTCGACCATTACCTTCGTCAACAACAGCCAGGGTGACGTGTTGCTGGCCTGGGAAAACGAAGCCTACCTGGCGCTGAAAGAAGACGGTGGTGACAAGAAGTTCGATATCGTCGTACCTTCCGTGTCGATTCTGGCCGAACCGCCAGTGGCCGTGGTCGACAAGAATGCCGAGAAGAAGGGCAACGAAGAAATCGCCAAAGCCTACCTTGAGCACCTGTACAGCAAGGAAGGCCAGGAGATAGCTGCGAAGAACTTCTACCGCCCACGTGACAAGGCTGTCGCTGCGCAATACGCCAAGCAGTTCCAGGAAGTGAAAACCCTGGCAACCATCGACAAGGACTTCGGCGGCTGGAAAACCGCGCAACCGAAGTTCTTCAATGACGGCGGCGTGTTCGACCAGATCTACCAAGCGCAATAA
- the cysW gene encoding sulfate ABC transporter permease subunit CysW, with protein MSANSISAASVANASRRGSPVSRIVLISLGWLVFALFLLLPLLIVVSQGLSQGLGAFFTAIFEPDALSALKLTVIAVVISVPLNVLFGVSAAWCVSKYSFRGKSILVTLIDLPFSVSPVIAGLVYVLMFGAQGLFGPWLQDHDIQIVFALPGIVLATIFVTVPFVARELIPLMQEQGTQEEEAARLLGANGWQMFWHVTVPNIKWGLIYGVVLCTARAMGEFGAVSVVSGHIRGVTNTLPLHVEILYNEYNHVAAFAVASLLLIMALFILLLKQWSENRINRLRNSAAEE; from the coding sequence ATGTCTGCCAATTCCATATCGGCCGCCTCGGTGGCCAACGCTTCGCGCCGCGGTAGCCCGGTTTCGCGCATCGTCCTGATCAGCCTCGGCTGGCTGGTGTTCGCGCTGTTCCTGCTGTTGCCACTGTTGATCGTGGTGTCCCAGGGCTTGAGCCAGGGCCTGGGGGCCTTCTTCACCGCGATCTTCGAGCCAGATGCGCTGTCGGCACTCAAGCTCACGGTGATCGCAGTGGTGATTTCGGTGCCGCTTAACGTGTTGTTCGGCGTGAGCGCTGCCTGGTGCGTGAGCAAGTACTCGTTTCGCGGCAAAAGCATCCTGGTGACGCTGATCGACCTGCCGTTCTCGGTGTCGCCGGTGATCGCGGGCCTTGTCTACGTATTGATGTTCGGCGCCCAGGGCTTGTTCGGGCCGTGGTTGCAGGACCACGACATCCAGATCGTGTTCGCCTTGCCGGGCATCGTGCTGGCGACCATCTTCGTGACGGTGCCCTTCGTGGCCCGCGAGCTGATCCCGCTGATGCAGGAACAGGGCACCCAGGAAGAAGAGGCCGCGCGCCTGCTGGGGGCCAACGGCTGGCAGATGTTCTGGCACGTGACCGTGCCGAACATCAAGTGGGGGCTGATCTATGGCGTGGTGTTGTGCACCGCGCGGGCGATGGGCGAGTTCGGTGCGGTGTCGGTGGTGTCGGGGCATATCCGCGGCGTCACCAATACCTTGCCGCTGCACGTCGAGATCCTCTACAACGAATACAACCACGTCGCGGCGTTTGCCGTGGCGAGCCTGTTGCTGATCATGGCGCTCTTCATCCTGCTGCTCAAGCAGTGGAGCGAGAACCGTATTAACCGTCTGCGCAACAGTGCGGCGGAGGAATAA